The genomic interval AGTGGGAGTTCTGAGTGATGAGGAGTGTTTCCCTGGGGATGTGATGGAGCTGGCTACACTATGATCTGCTTCTCCATCACATCCACTTTCACTGACAATTACTTATCTTCACCCATTCACgttagaaaacaacaacagctcctCCTTAGCGAGTCAAGCTGGTTTCAAGAGTTGCTTCTAATTTGCATCGAACAACTGGATGAAGAAACAACTTTGAGGGATGATTCCAGATTCGTCAAAGTTGTTTAAATAACACCATGACTTTTATGTGTTAAAAAAGACACAGTGTAAACAGACTGATGCATGCTAACCGCTAGCTGAGCCAACTTTACCCAACTTAGCTGCAGGAGCTAACGTGCTACAAGCTACAACTCCGATTGGCTGAAACTTTATCCAGAAGATATTTGGACCGACTCTTGATCGAGAGCAAATATTAAACTGATGTGTGTCACTAACGGGTTTTAATTCCGGCTCCTCGTCACGGCCCTTCACAGAGGGATCCGCCCCGGCTCTCAGCAGAAGCCTGGCCGCAGATCCAGCCTCATGCCGGGCTCTGTGGGTGAGACAGTCCTCGGTGAAACGGCGTGAACccacacaggctgctgctggtggtgaagGCGAACAGAGGAAATCTTCTGTGGCAACCCGGAGAGTTGTGTTCCCAAAAGCTTGGCAAGTGGAGGTGTGTCCCTCTATCTGACGGATGTGTGTCTCTAGCTGCTGGATGTGTGTCTCTAACTGCTGGATGTGTGTCTCTAtctgctggatgtgtgtgtctcttgctCCTGGATGTGTGTATCTATCTGCTGGATGTGTGTCTCTAtctgctggatgtgtgtgtctcttgctCCTGGATGTGTGTCTCCATCAGATGGGTGTGTGTCTCCATCTGATGGGTGTGTGTCCCTCTATCTGCTGGATGTGTGTCTCCATCAGATGGGTGTGTGTCTCCATCTGATGGGTGTGTGTCCCTTTATCTGCTGGATGCAGGGTAggaaatttacatattttgtaGGAGGCAATTTTTGCCAGgggcatttgaaaaaaattgagGGCACTTTTTGAAACTtgtgaaataacatttaacctttgttcaaaataataaatatacttaTTTAGGCTTACAGTATGAGCAATTGCCATCAAATGGCAATAATAAGACTATTAGGCAGTAGTCTACAGATTCAtttcttagattttttttattcttatttgtggttatttattgatattattacattttctcaGACCAGACCCTTAGAATCTGTGCCCATAGTTCCTCCCACTTTAGACCTCTGTAATTCCTGTTGATGACCTTCTAAAGACGGGTCCACTCTGCCATTACTCTTTCTACATCGCAGCCGTTTTTCTAAAAACCCTCAGAAATTATCACAAAACCAaaatttcatgtttttcctgAAGATGTTTATTAGTATATTTGATAAATGTAAAATTGCATTAGATTTTTTGGCTGATGATAGCTATAATCCATGATAATCACCAGCATCACAAAAAGGTATTTTTCATCTCCCTCATTCCAGATATTTACAgtcagttttcatttcattaagtCCTCTACAGTTATACATATAGTCACATTATTGTACATAAATACTCTTCTTTACTCTCTCATTCAATTTTATGAAAAGTTTTGTGATTGAGGTTAAATCTAGAggtataaaaaaaacttaactTCATGGTTGCAGTTATTAAAAATACCATTATTAACAACACTGATATCCAATGGTAAAACATCATCATTGTTCAATATAAAAATAGCATCTGTTTCTCAGGACACAGGTGAGAGTATAAAGAAGTTGTCCTGTATCATTAGGTGTGTCCCCATGGCCTCACtgtatcctgtgtgtgtttgtgtgtgttaactcAGCATCACGGGACATTGTCCACCTGCAAAACACCAGATCAAAGTAGTCATTATTGAATTTTGAATTCGTCTAAAttcaacaaacagaaaaatctgTAAGAATAAAAGTCTTACTGTGGGGTCTGATGAGTGAGTTAGTAGGTGGTGCTCCAGGAGGTATGCTGCTCTTCGCCTCATCTCTCCTTCACTATTGTACTGAATGGCTTCTAACAGTGAAACTCCACCAAGCCTCACAAACTCATCCGCCACCTAAAAAGAAAGAGCAACCAGCATCTATGAGATCTCAGTTGTTATAGATGTTACAAATCCAAGTGATGAATACAAGCATGAACATCTTATGGAGGTTTCCTTTTACATTTGTGGCAGAATGTGGTGCATGAATTCTGCTGCAGACAAATGCTTTTGTAACACATCGAAGATAGAGGTAGAACCAACAACTGACTCAACTGtagtgttttgctttttgcactGACAACACTTCAACTTGGCATTTTTGACTGTGTCTTCTAAGGGATGTAGACTTTCTTACCTGCTGTGTGCTGAGcaccagcaggaagaggacctCCAGACTGAGGGTCACCATTTCTTGGTCAGCCATCTTAAGTGTTGCACAGAGTGTAGACACCAATCCAAGCTGGGCCAGCTGGACACAGAACTCCTTTTTTTTGTAGGCGATGTTTGCAAGAACTCTGAGGACCTGACAAGGTGACACAGACCAGTGAGATTAGGTGTAACAATGTACAAGAGTGTGAGGAAGTCGAggctcaaataaaaaatataatgtgaCCATCATCTGCCACTGTGGAGAAATATTACAAAAGCTAAGTTTGGCCTTTGCTTTCACTTACCATTGTATTTATGCCTTGAGAGAAAGGCAGGAGCTGGATAAGTCCAGGGACCAAGTTGAGAGAGAGCAAAGCAGAGCAGAAATCACTAGAGGCAGCTGAAACAGAGATTGATGGGAAAGGCATTGGaataaatcatgtttaaaaCAGTCACTCCTGATAAATCCAGTTAGCCCCAGgtgggaaaagaaagaaaccctCCCCGCAAATTAAAAAAGTCTTACCTGTGAGGTTGTTGAGGACCCAGGCGCTCTCCCTGGCCAAGGCTGGCTTGGTGTGTGGGTAGGCCTGAAgaagtacacacacagcagccgcAAGTCGTACGTCGCCTACTTGAGTGCTCAGGCTGTCCACTGGGCAGAGGGACAGGAGGTTTCCCACGCACCGCAGCACAGGACAGACAAGCTGCCAATGCACAACACATAAAAGACCATTAACAGGTTTTTACTGTAAGAGTTTTAATGACATTTACCACGTATAGGTGGTGCGCGCctttaatatgaaaaataataaatctagGTAAAAATGTGTTGAGGTTGATATCTCGAAAGGTAGTTCTACACTGATACTGATAAGAAACAACCAAGtatttgacttttaaaataaaaggctGTTATCAACAACTAATCTCAAGTAGAACCCTGTCTTAAATGCAAGTCATACTACGACATTATTGCATATAAAAAacaatcttttaaaaaaattaatatctGAATGTTTAACTGCCTCAAACAAGTTTCTGCAAGCTGATTTTCATACCTCATTGACATGAACGAATATATGGAAACATAAGATATACTTGTGATAAAGGTGCTGATACACATTATATGTTTCAAGAATGCAAACAAAACcgaacaaacaacaacaaagcaagGGAGTTAAAACCGAACAAACAGATTATGAAATGCTGTGTCTGATCCATTAACGTCCTAACCAACTCCAgtccttcttctttctttccttcaacGACAGCATCACCTAGTGACAATAACAAAGAACTGCACTGCAGCAGGGCCCCACAAGCCAATAGCTCTCTGTTGTCCTCACTGCTTCAGATAGGataagaagagaagagaggcagAAATCCTTGTTAATATGATCAGTGAAATCACATTGTTGGTGAAGCAATGAAATCTGgtctgtaaatataaacagACGGTTGACACTTGCTGATTATATCCTACCTGCATGCTAGATAGTGGAGACACCACGCACACTCAATAGCAGGTGCAAGGCCAAAGTTTGCATCTGGAGTCAGGACTGAAAGCAATTGTGAAGGTAAACTGGAGGCCAGGACCTGcctgcagacacagaggaagatcAATGCACAACTGTGGACAGCATCTAATGACAGTAAAGCCTGACAAAATAAGTGActaaaataaattgtaataGAGCAGTAGAAATCGGGATTTGAGAGATGAGTTGGCGTGCAGTTAAGAGTGCTTACGGGATTATTTTCTCTGCTGCATCTTTGGCCTGAAGAAGCTGAGAGAGGGTGAACCCCACCGCCTCCACCACTGACAGATTATGTCTCTGGTTCTGGACACAGAAAAATCACCAGTTTAGCAATCAGATTTTAAtttactttctttgacatttacTGACATATTACCAAAGACGCAGTGAATTAGAGTCCTGCACTGGGCTGAGTACAACAGAATGTTTACATCTAAACAAGATTATATCGAAACTAGTCAGCAacaaggatttattttattgtgatattTGATAAAACCACATTTGACCACTTCCCTTCTGCTCAATTAACTGTCAcaaagctaactggtacatccaAATCAATCATGTAAAGAAAAAAGTAGCCAGCAATTAATATGTTCTTAGTGGCTTTGCTGCTTGAATATAAAGTGCCACAATGTATTAGCTTTTGAACGGCACGTCACTGATgagaaaacacattgacagctgcaggagaacaggTGCTGCGACAATTCACAGATACTTTTCTAAGAACATTACTCAACCACAAAAAAAGGAGAACAAGGACTATATTTTACTATGTTTAGGTCCAATTAATGTTGTTCGGTTACCTCTAGGGAGTTGGCCAGAGCTGGTATGATTCCCTGGGCCAGGAGTTTCTCTTTCACAATATCACTGTCCGGGAATAAATTACCCAGCGTGTACAGACACAGCTCCTGTgtacacatgaatacacacacacacacagtaaaacaataaataataataacttcatgATAAGTTGATAATATTACACACTGTCTGCTATGAGTAGCTACTAACAGTGAACTTGGTGCTCTGGCCAGACAGGTAGGTGAGCAGGTATGGGGTGGCAGGCAGACAGGCTGGGGCCACATTGGTGTGGGGAGAGTGAGACAGCTCATGAAGACAGCGGACAGCATGGAGACGGCACTGAGCATTAGAGCCAGTGAGGAGACCGACCAGCAGGTGCATACTATTCTCCTGCCTTGATAGAAGAAAGATACACAGACATGTCACATGATAGAGATTTAAGAAAGCAAACGATAGTGTCACTTTAGATGatttgagctgctttcagacatatactggagtccagacattttccacaaTGTTTCCTAATAGCCTCCACGAAAATGTGCACAAGgcacatgaagaagaagcagacgtCAACTTTGAAAGACAATGACATTCAAGAGCTTTTTGTGATAATAACAGACGACTCCAGTGTTGCTGTGCTGTGAGAGAAAATGTGTGATATCCGCACCAGGTTTTATGTCATGTCCTTCCCCCTGCATGCTCTACCCACTAGCCTGATTGGTGTTGTGAATTTATGTGACCCCGACAATCTCCTGCTATGTTCTTCATATGTTAAAAGGCAAAAATGTCTGGACCCAGATATCTGGACATTtcccggagttcatgtctgaaagggGCTTTCATGCGGGGAATCCACTGTACTTGATGAAGCTGAGCTGTGCTGAAGGGCCACGGAGAGCGTGACTCAGGGCTCTCAGGTGGGTCTCCCTCTCAGGCCCGCTGGGTTGAAGTTTGTGGAGCAGGCTGACCACGTCCTGGGGAATTGAGCACAAGGATCAAATCTCCCACAATCcttaattcaataaaaaataccGACAAATAATCTATCTATCGTCTCTCTGTCACCTGCTCTCCTGACATGGTGTCCATGGTGACCTCCGGCTGTTCCTCATCCTCATTCAGCAGGAGCCTCTTGCTcaccagctgtctgtctctgcggGCCTGTCTCAGTGCTACAGCAACAAACATGGACAAACTTCAGTGAAATTAAAGCAGCTTATACTTGGTTGTTGATTGTCAAGATGTTCTACAAGTCATCAATTTGTCAAGTTCATGGAGAAAGCTGCCTTTATTGTTTACTACACAAATGTCACAGTTGCTGTAGGATGCATCAGTTtagtgttaaaaaacaaaacaaaatattaatttatattcaaGTATAGTCTCATCAATTGCTATATATAGGTGATGTACTATCGTCTGGTATTGACTGTGGATCATTGTCTGATCTTCATTTAAGCAAATACTGTGAAACAAAGGCTAGTTTACCATTAGCATGTGAATACTGTATATCGTGTACAGTTACTAGTTTTACACAAATGTTACGCTTGGATCCCTTACTTGTAACTAAGCTTGAAGTGTAACAGAAGCATGAACTggtcttcagcttctctttatTCGAACCTTCACCATCACCACGGACTTAAGGTTAAAAACACAGCGTCATTAGGACCAAacctctctcctgctccctcctcttcaggCGGACCTGCTCCGAGCTGCCGACCTGTCGACCCGCTTTGTGACGAACTCTGTTCAGCCTCCacatcctctcttctcttctgcttcagccacagactgaGTGTAAACACTGCTCAGCTCGCAATGTTGTGATCAGGGCGGCTGCATTTCACCAGTGATGATTGGCTGtgaccttcttcttctgtttcctctgcccCTTTGACAGCTGCTGCAGCGCCACCCAGCGGTTTTTTATGGGAGACTATCAGTATTGTGtggaaagatgtttttttttttatccagctATCTTTCTCTATCCACTTACCTACCCACCCATCTAttttatctatccatccatcc from Limanda limanda chromosome 10, fLimLim1.1, whole genome shotgun sequence carries:
- the tmco6 gene encoding transmembrane and coiled-coil domain-containing protein 6 isoform X1, with the protein product MWRLNRVRHKAGRQVGSSEQVRLKRREQERALRQARRDRQLVSKRLLLNEDEEQPEVTMDTMSGEQDVVSLLHKLQPSGPERETHLRALSHALRGPSAQLSFIKQENSMHLLVGLLTGSNAQCRLHAVRCLHELSHSPHTNVAPACLPATPYLLTYLSGQSTKFTELCLYTLGNLFPDSDIVKEKLLAQGIIPALANSLENQRHNLSVVEAVGFTLSQLLQAKDAAEKIIPQVLASSLPSQLLSVLTPDANFGLAPAIECAWCLHYLACSSEDNRELLACGALLQCSSLLLSLGDAVVEGKKEEGLELLVCPVLRCVGNLLSLCPVDSLSTQVGDVRLAAAVCVLLQAYPHTKPALARESAWVLNNLTAASSDFCSALLSLNLVPGLIQLLPFSQGINTMVLRVLANIAYKKKEFCVQLAQLGLVSTLCATLKMADQEMVTLSLEVLFLLVLSTQQVADEFVRLGGVSLLEAIQYNSEGEMRRRAAYLLEHHLLTHSSDPTVDNVP
- the tmco6 gene encoding transmembrane and coiled-coil domain-containing protein 6 isoform X2 → MWRLNRVRHKAGRQVGSSEQVRLKRREQERALRQARRDRQLVSKRLLLNEDEEQPEVTMDTMSGEQDVVSLLHKLQPSGPERETHLRALSHALRGPSAQLSFIKQENSMHLLVGLLTGSNAQCRLHAVRCLHELSHSPHTNVAPACLPATPYLLTYLSGQSTKFTELCLYTLGNLFPDSDIVKEKLLAQGIIPALANSLENQRHNLSVVEAVGFTLSQLLQAKDAAEKIIPQVLASSLPSQLLSVLTPDANFGLAPAIECAWCLHYLACSEDNRELLACGALLQCSSLLLSLGDAVVEGKKEEGLELLVCPVLRCVGNLLSLCPVDSLSTQVGDVRLAAAVCVLLQAYPHTKPALARESAWVLNNLTAASSDFCSALLSLNLVPGLIQLLPFSQGINTMVLRVLANIAYKKKEFCVQLAQLGLVSTLCATLKMADQEMVTLSLEVLFLLVLSTQQVADEFVRLGGVSLLEAIQYNSEGEMRRRAAYLLEHHLLTHSSDPTVDNVP